The genome window TCGGGCAGGTCGGTTTAAATCATATTTGTTTTTCTCATCTATTTTGTTTTCACTTACTATTTTACCGTCGCTTAATATTACTATTCGTTTGGCATAGTCGGCTATATCTTTTTCGTGAGTTATCATAATGATAGTTTTTCCCTGGTCATTCAGTGATTTGAAGATTTCCAGTATTTCTATGCTCATCTTGGTATCGAGATTCCCTGTTGGCTCATCAGCCAGTATTATGCTTGGCTTGTTAACAATAGCCCTTGCTATTGCAACTCGTTGTTGTTGGCCGCCTGATAGTTGAGATGGTAGGTGATTTTCTCTACCCTCAAGACCCAACACACTCAATGCCTCATTTGCCAGTTCTAGCCTCTTATTCGATGGGGTGCCATTATATATTAGAGGGAGTTCGACATTTTCAATCGCTGATGTCCTAGGAAGCAAGTTAAAGCTTTGGAAAACAAAACCGATTTTCTCATTCCTTATTTCAGCAAGCCGATCCTTCTCAAGGTTCACTATGTTCTGACCTTCGATGAAATAATTGCCACTGGTTGGCTTATCCAAGCAGCCTATTATGTTCATCAACGTG of Thermodesulfobacteriota bacterium contains these proteins:
- a CDS encoding ABC transporter ATP-binding protein, coding for MDYVISLEDIHKVYNMGEVDVHALRGVSINIKSGEFISIIGPSGSGKSTLMNIIGCLDKPTSGNYFIEGQNIVNLEKDRLAEIRNEKIGFVFQSFNLLPRTSAIENVELPLIYNGTPSNKRLELANEALSVLGLEGRENHLPSQLSGGQQQRVAIARAIVNKPSIILADEPTGNLDTKMSIEILEIFKSLNDQGKTIIMITHEKDIADYAKRIVILSDGKIVSENKIDEKNKYDLNRPARIN